The window attaaaaatcttagtggttccaaacttttggactgtactgtatatattagggctgtaacgatatgcgatataaaaccgaaatcgcgatacgcaggtccacgaacctgtatcgcgatgtgagaaggcagaatcgcgacacaccccttccaactcccagagttatcctgtctcaatcagctctctagttcagtaagtgtttcgcgcacacattgaatcttgcaagcaggtttaaacgtttctcatgtcagtctcttgcatggtcgcgtgagaaaagtcgtggctttctttcaccgcagtgccacagcaacagctgtgctcacagaaaagcaaaagacgcttgcgatgctttgctttaagaagttctgtggggccgttcacatattgcgtcttttccgcgtgcaagtccgttattattttcaaatgtagccgcgtgGCAGGCgtgctcataatgggatcaacgcggtcgcgacgcgcatgcaattctcaacttctcagaatgccgcaagcgcaccgcaggtcgtgtgacaagaatcaaccgatcagctatggcctttccgtaacaaaacatcaaaagctcagccgaacagctgatcatagctgtacatggtggtttttatatcttatctccatcaatatatctcgtagtagaactaatgcaagggctagaaatcatttatcctttgcagaaacatcctgttcctcttggagagctcagttcatggttgcatagcaacgaccgacgccacgggagcgcgaGCGCTTTGggaagaaggagaagcggtgcggccgcgccttccacgcgtttttagacgcgatatgtaaacgtctaagttcatgttaaatttaacattttttttcagtgacagacagccctattcaactgttaatttgaatacagaaggtttttattaaatttttatatttatttattttattgaaatgtgatcttgtatgtacaacaaggaaaattattgaaatttgttcatgtttttttaataaatcttgtttgaatttcagtttcattttgttcaaaatatcgtgatacgtatcgtatcgtgaactccgtatcgagatacgtaccgtatcgtgacctgagcgtatcgttacacccctagtatatATACACAAAGCTTCAGCTTtggacacaccaaaccgatggTCAGCcatcagagagagagattacTTTGATTGGCGGTTCAACTAAGCAAATCAGCacacgagaaaaaaaaaaaaaaagcacaaatgtggCTAAAGCAAATGATAGAGTAAAGAAGGAACACACTACAGGCACGTATTCTTGTAATTTCATCTCATTTGAacagtaaattattttaatagtaACATGGCTTTCAGGACATCAAAGCTACACAAGTAAGTCTGTAATGAGCAAGACTGGTGTGAACAATGGTAAAATCAAGCGTTGCTTGCTTTGTATATCCACAGTTCTAGCTCTTCCAGTGTTTCGAATACAgactactgccacctgctggtatggGGGAGTCATGTCCTCATGCAGGCACAGAACATACGTTCTATTTGGTTGTCGGCTGTAATCTGTGCGGTGTTCAAGTATAACTTTTTTGCCCCAATCCGAGGCGACGCCACAGTCGGCTTTCATCAGCGCTAGTTCTTTGGCGCTGGTTTGGTGTGTCCCTATCTTATTATAACAGGATGGTGTACTTACCAGACTGATAGGAGGAATCCCAAGATGAATTATTGTCTGATTTgagaaacaaaaagaaaaagtaaataatctttactgtaacagcagtggttcccaacctttcCCAACTCACGGCCCACACAATCAAACACTTTAAGTTTCTGCGGCTCACTGCAAGAATTTTAACGGACCCGACTAGGTGTCATGTTGGTTAATGATGACTTACAAACTGATATTGACACTGTAATTACTGAATAATTTACTGAATAAACTGGCAATGAACAGAAAATGCAGATAATGGGTTACACCGAGCCCAGGCCCGGTTCCAGAATCAAATCGGGTACTCTAGccttaaaagggttagttcacccaaaaatgaaaattctgtcattaattacttcccctcatgtcgttccaaacccgcaagaacttcgttcatcttcagaacacaaattaagatatttttgattaaatccgagagctctccgactcctccatagacagcaatttaattactaCTTTaaaaggtccataaaggtagtAAATACATCactaaaatagtccatgtgactgcagtggttaaaccttaatgtaatgaagtgactagaatacttttgtgtgcaaaaacaaaacaaaaataatgactttactcaacaatttcttctcttccctgtcagtctcctacgctgttgacatagtgaatgcagtgcagcacttccgtGTTTTTACGTCAGAACGCAGTCTCATTATTGgtcggctcctgcgtcagcagcTCACACATGCATTGTGCTGCTCAGtgtacagcgtcggccaataatgagtcagctTTCGGACGCAaacacaaaaatatcttaatttgtgttccaaagatgaacgaaggtcttacgggtgtggaacggaatgagggtgagtaattaatgacagaattttcatttttgggtgaactaaccctttaatgcatgtATATCAGACTTTTGTCTTACCCACTGCTATGCAAATTTGAGAGTGAATTCCACATTTGCAGCATGTACATGGCTGTTAATCAatgaagctgtctacactgcacaATAAATCTCTTTACATCGTGTCTACACTTTGTTTGATAAAATGAGATTGAACAAAAGCGGTGAGTGGATTCAGActatctgattggccattgcattcCAGAAATTAACAGATAtacctgtgattggctacattgctcaacaCTGCAAAAGTATGTTGTAAATAGAACCATTTGACGCTGTCCAGAGCGCAAACACAAAAACGCACTGAAACGTTTGCTAAATCTGTGTTGCCAATATCCTATTATTAAAGCTTCGACTGTGGAACAGGGCCTGGCCGAGCGTCAAGAGACTCTGGCACATAATTAGACCTTATAAACTAAAATCTTTGTGACTAACCTATTCTAATGCAAAGGTTGGTGTTTTTTAGCATTTACTAAGCACTGTATTTCGGGCTGAAAAGAAGCAAGTTGCAAACGGAGATCAGGCTTGATCTGCTAAAGCTTTTTccaataaaatgtgtaaagtgaaaaaaaaaaaaaaaaaaaaaaaaaaagctaaataatgtAAAGCTTCATTTCAGCTGCTTGTTCTCCGTTCCAACACGTGAACACTAGAGCTAGGTAGTCACTACTGTATTTTCTTcgtttagctttatttttagtcttTTTGATGTCAGGCGTTGCTGAAGATTTATCCTTACTTGTAGATGAAGAAACATCTGCATTTGTCCTTTTCAGCGACCCTGTTGATAACCATTTATCCATGTTTAAATCTTTTGTAGCCTACAGTAACTGTATGCAGCAAAATGGCAGATAAACTGGTGGTTTATTCTTAAAACAACCGAACAGCGAGCTTAGATAGTGAATATACAGTAACAGTTTAATTTTTTGggcatttaattatatattgaattattatattgaattagacatttttacatatattaacaaaattattatttttactaataGTAAATGGCACCCCCCTTCCCCGCAATATCAAAAACCACCGGTGTACAGTAAAGATATGTAAACTGGGCCACTCTTTTGATAGTcttgaaagtaaaaaaaaagtgtcccgATTTACTTGAATTCACTcagtaaataattaaaactacagagcccctaaaaggacatggtgatggttaaagaaaaaaaaaaaagatgagatGGATGGAAAAGTTGTGTTTCAGTGCTTTTGCATTCactcaaaaacattttcatttgtaaTGGAAATAATATGTTGTGGGAGGAAAAGCTATATTTCAGTGAATGCAAAGTTATgagaatgcattttttttttttttttttttttttttttggtgagaGAAAggaaaagcattgaaatataattttcccTAACATGTAATGTTTTCCCATCATCATGTCCCCTTATATTTTAGATAAACCCACCCCTAGACAACATGCAACTAATAAAGTTGTGGTTAGTTGCTTCACACAGTCAGACAATCTTCCTGTCTAAGTGGGCAATACTCGGCCAAAGTTAGTCAAATAgtttataaaacatttcaaagacTTTGGTGAGACTAAAAGTTGACATAAAAAGGTGAAACAAATTTTCctcaagaaaaaaacacaaacaaaaacaatttcattATGAGCCACCTTTCGAATGCAGAAAAGCAAATATGTATTTAAAGAAAAACTTACCATATCCATCATTCTgtaaagaaagagaaaagaagGGTGAGAATTAAAAACCTCTGTGCATGGACTGtggtttttaaaatgtagtttgagtcatttcttgaaacagaactaaataataaaattgcAAGAAGACTGAATACTGACCATGCTGCCTCCATAACGATCACTGCGCCCTCGTCTTTCCCcactggagaaaaaaagaaaattgataAATATGGCATACAGTGATTAACTGCTAATAACATCCTACACAACACAAGAAAGCATTATAGCTGATAACAAGGGAAAACATGAACAGCACTGATTCAACTGAAGAACTTACTGCCGCCTTTCTTCCATGTGGCCACGCTGGGAGCTGTAGGAGTACTGGTCATCACTGTAAAGTTAGAAACACAGCATTCAGGAACTGTTATCCAACAAAATGACAAATCAATATTTAACGAtaaaccaaaatgaaaattcttggggggaaaaaaaaatgtctaaagTTTTTTAGATCCTACATATGTTAAgactggaatacactacacaacTATTAATTTGAAGAGTTATTGAAAAACTAGGCATCATACACAAAACAACTACACATTTTACACACTAACGGACTTTCAAGTCAAAGTTCTTCAAACACTGAACTAAATTAAAGTTGCTCCAAACATAAACTCATGCAGAAACATGCGCCTCAATGCATGAGTGTTCTAAAATCAGTTAAAAATATCAAAGACGTGTGATATTCTCCGACAGTCTGTGGCCATCATACACTATACGATTTTCTGTGACGGTCAACTCCGACTGCCCAAAACCTGCAGACTGGCTCTGACTTTCAGCTACTAGCGTTGACTTGTCCAGACTGCAAATAAGGGGAAAAATCAAGGCAAAAGgcatgtagtgtattccagtCTTTATATTTCaatggaataaaaatatatatcagaGTGGCTCACCCTCTCCTGTGGTGTGGGGGTCCCATGGGCATGTTTCGCGGGGGACGACCCCCTCCTCTCCCCCCCTCTCTGGGATGGAGGGGGGGCCCCTGCGTGGGCTCATGTCATCATAGTCTCTCCTGTTCTGCATGTGGTGGCCACCACGTCCTCCACTGGGGGGCATTCGATCAAAGCCACCTCCGCTGCCACGCCCCCGCGAAGAGAAGCCTCCCATGGGCCGACGGCCCCGCTCTTCATACGTACTGCTGAAGCCACCATAGTCGTAGGTCTCGTCGTAAAAGTTAGGGTCGTACTGCTGAGCTCGTCCTTTAATGGGAGcctggaaagagagagagagttaatGAGAAACATGTATAACACCACAGTGACAAACAGCACTGGGAAATGATATGTCAGTCTGACCTCCACAATGAGCTCTAGCATGGTCCTAATGCACTGCACCACCCGCTCTGCTTTGCCCCCCACTAGCACCACGCGGTCAGTGGACTGAGGACAGCACTCCTGAAAGAGTTTGATGGTGGTCTGGGTGCTCTAGAACAGAAGGTTTTTGATCAGCACAGAtataaaattcatattttatggttaaaattctcattttagtgTCTTACTTCACGAAGTTCCTTAATCTTGGCACCCTTCACGCCAATGATGCTTCCAGCTAGACTCTGATGGATGAGAAGCCTCAGTTCACAGTCAAAGTCCACGCCCTTATGATGTTGATACTGCTCCAACCAATCAGAGACGAGAATCAGATGTGCCATTCAAATATATAGTAACAGGTTCAGGGAATGTGCAGCTTCTCATCAAGGGGTAGGTgacataaattacattattttaatataagttGGTCaagttaaaattaataaataaatatattagtaCTGTCAatctgtttaaaaaataatcaattattattatttttttttttaaatcgctgTAATTAATGGTGATTTAAACATttgagtttttaatatttttatattgtaataatttcacagttactctccaaattaaCGTAGAAACAATTTAAAGGCagtatatttcaaatatttgtgtaatggcatctttttatgaacgaaggccagtatcactgaaACTAATACTGGTACCGATTTCTCAATgaaattgattatttttttaaaacattaattatagacatttaacatcagtgcttcccacacagaCTTTACTTGGGAgggccgcccacgtataataacgaccgcccaagtatatttggagacacatttttgcttttattatttttatcctcttatacttttatatccgcgcaagataatgaaaccatccgcgatcgattaactagtcgtttcgtacctgctcattatgtgtgcgtcagaactgtttactcccgctagcattcccacgggcgctgcatgttgcaaagtcacaaggtggcgctgttgcgcgttctacaagctcaCGCAACAGTgcctcagactgcttcaaagtgattctcaatcaatgaaaagcgcagatttatgccaagtgattgctaatgaactcaagttgatgaattattacaaagtctacttcatggcctttatataaaatattttagacgattgtaagaatctgaaggaacagcctgcaatagtacagacatttcaaaataagagtacctgtgtatttcgggcttgtttataattaaaagtcacacattaaaagttttttctttttcttctgggCATTATTGggattttggttacacaataaattgtatttaatttgatttccatttaattcatagtaaattattatagtctcccccacaggaagaaaagactaagaacattatttgacacgtatattattcattttataaattttactagtaaaagctgtgtcccattcactgagagagacactatatgacagcaaggagaacatatgaaaaggtgaaccatttaaatgctgtcattttgcataatttacaatgcataataagcataatattagtatgtaattaaatgtaatatgctatgtaattaaaattaatttcaataaataaaaatactgttaaaaatcacacattatttgtttgtcacatgtagtagacgatttttgtgccgtgggtaataggaggatttttcgcccggctaccaccgcaagtatatttcaaacctgtgggaagcactgaacattacagtataattaaaagccatcaatttcaacattaggcttaaaaataaatgttaatttaagtgaacttaaaacaatcttcacataaacccattataataaaatgtcatatttacctgtcTAAGAGgtaggaaatatacagaaattgaataaagttatcaaacactttacagtcttgactgcataaattataaattaaatatagattaatccttattaaagctacaattttctctgttacatttgttctttgattgacattaatgacagatatcacagcaactggtttattaggctgctgtgacTTTAAGAACTGCTGCTGCCGTACATGAAGTAGAACTGACACGCATCTCATTTCCTCACAactctttaagttcatttaagacTGTTCTTTTGAGGATACTAGACAAAACTGATACTTGGGCATAATtctgtgttattgtttgttcaagcgCAAAAGAGAACTTGATACTGGCACATGTCTTTCTGTGCACGAGTCGTGTGTGTGTCACACAAGACAGACATTACATTCTCGTTTGTCTTGTggcgcttgaatggtttaaaagcatttgcgtGAATAAGAGcatgatcatataatgtaacacTAGCCAAAAATGGATGCTGGATTAATGCCATTAAAAACACGCACTTAACGCACTAATTTTGAcagcattaaaaataaataataagaatatctatttaatttttaatattatatatatatatatatatatatatatatatatatatatatatatatatatatatatatatatatatatatatatatatatatatatatatatatatatatatatatatatacacacacacacacacacaagtatttttaaaatgatctgCCTACGTGATTCCGAAGCAAACCATTTtctatgtaaataaattaaactcaaataaaccaaaataaatgTGTATCACCCACCCCTACTCCCATGTCATATGAATTGTGAAAAACACTCACCTCTTCTAGAGTAGGTATGATCTTCAGCAGTATCTCAGCTACAGTGGGAATATCGGCACTGATGCTTAGGATTCTGTCAAAGTAATGTATCGCATTCCACGAGAAGAGAGAAGAGAGTGGATATTAGACACACGAACAGCCTGAAGAAAACGATCAGTGCTTTTGTTAGCGCATTTAAATGTGAGGAGAGGGAACA of the Megalobrama amblycephala isolate DHTTF-2021 linkage group LG12, ASM1881202v1, whole genome shotgun sequence genome contains:
- the hnrnpk gene encoding LOW QUALITY PROTEIN: heterogeneous nuclear ribonucleoprotein K (The sequence of the model RefSeq protein was modified relative to this genomic sequence to represent the inferred CDS: inserted 1 base in 1 codon); translated protein: MEPENDPQEEETYSNKDSNGKRSAEDTEEDKPHKRSRNSDDMVELRILLQSKNAGAVIGKGGKNIKALRTDYNATVSVPDSSGPERILSISADIPTVAEILLKIIPTLEEYQHHKGVDFDCELRLLIHQSLAGSIIGVKGAKIKELRESTQTTIKLFQECCPQSTDRVVLVGGKAERVVQCIRTMLELIVEAPIKGRAQQYDPNFYDETYDYGGFSSTYEERGRRPMGGFSSRGRGSGGGFDRMPPSGGRGGHHMQNRRDYDDMSPRRGPPSXPREGGRGGGRPPRNMPMGPPHHRRGLDKSTLVAESQSQSAGFGQSELTVTENRIVDDQYSYSSQRGHMEERRHGERRGRSDRYGGSMNDGYGSLKRTNADVSSSTNNNSSWDSSYQSGGRSSYSEGPVITTQVTIPKDLAGSIIGKGGQRIKQIRHESGASIKIDEPLQGSEDRIITITGTQDQIQNAQYLLQNSALHLLGRQN